The following are from one region of the Cyclopterus lumpus isolate fCycLum1 chromosome 21, fCycLum1.pri, whole genome shotgun sequence genome:
- the LOC117751021 gene encoding atypical chemokine receptor 3-like — protein sequence MSLSTSELEDLWESFGDLNFSEAFSNISSVDALVCATAFNRNALLYSMCVLYTFIFIVGVAANALVLWVNIRAQRDSTPRHETHMYIAHLAVADLCVCATLPVWVSSLAQHGHWPFGEVACKLTHLLFSVNLFGSIFFLACMSVDRYLSVAKHGDNERGARRKLIHSGVCVGVWLLALVASLPDTYFLRTVKSTHGDTMLCRPVYPEGNPREWMVGVQLSFILLGFVLPFPVIAVFYALLANAFTRSSSSSSSSTVEQERRVSRRVILAYIVVFLGCWGPYHGVLLVDALSQLGLVPLTCGLENVIYVALHLTQCLSLLHCCFNPILYNFINRNYRYDLMKAFIFKYSTRTGLARLIDASNMSETEYSAVAVENPPQI from the coding sequence ATGAGTCTGAGCACCAGTGAGCTGGAGGACCTGTGGGAGTCGTTCGGGGACCTCAACTTCTCCGAAGCCTTCAGCAACATATCGAGTGTGGATGCATTGGTGTGTGCCACGGCTTTCAACCGCAACGCTCTGCTCTACTCCATGTGTGTCCTCTACACGTTCATCTTCATCGTCGGCGTTGCTGCTAACGCTCTCGTCCTCTGGGTCAACATTCGTGCCCAAAGAGACTCCACCCCTCGCCAcgagacacacatgtacattgCCCACCTGGCGGTcgcagacctgtgtgtgtgcgccaccCTGCCCGTGTGGGTGAGCTCGCTGGCCCAGCATGGCCACTGGCCCTTCGGTGAGGTGGCGTGTAAACTCACACACCTGCTGTTCTCCGTCAACCTCTTCGGCAGCATCTTCTTCCTGGCCTGCATGAGCGTGGACCGCTACCTGAGCGTGGCGAAGCACGGAGACAACGAGAGAGGCGCACGCAGGAAGCTGATCCACAGCGgagtgtgtgtaggggtgtggcTTCTGGCTCTGGTCGCCTCCCTGCCCGACACCTACTTCCTACGTACCGTGAAGTCAACGCATGGGGACACCATGCTGTGCCGGCCAGTGTACCCAGAGGGAAACCCCAGGGAGTGGATGGTGGGCGTGCAGCTGAGCTTCATCCTGCTGGGCTTTGTTCTCCCCTTCCCTGTCATTGCAGTGTTTTACGCCCTACTAGCCAACGCTTTTACTCGctcctcgtcttcttcatcGTCTTCCACGGTGGAGCAAGAGCGCCGTGTGAGCCGCAGGGTGATCCTGGCATACATCGTGGTGTTTCTGGGCTGCTGGGGGCCCTACCATGGCGTCCTCCTGGTTGATGCCCTGTCTCAGCTGGGCCTGGTGCCTCTGACCTGTGGCCTGGAGAATGTGATCTACGTGGCCTTGCACCTCACCCAGTGCCTGTCCTTGCTCCACTGCTGTTTCAACCCGATCCTCTACAACTTCATCAACAGAAACTACCGCTATGACCTcatgaaggccttcatctttAAATACTCCACGAGGACGGGTTTGGCGCGTCTAATCGATGcgtccaacatgtctgagaccGAGTACTCTGCTGTAGCTGTAGAAAACCCACCACAGATCTGA